Proteins from one Gimesia maris genomic window:
- a CDS encoding PSD1 and planctomycete cytochrome C domain-containing protein, with product MLLWAGLPWNTVSVAESNKIPLKESAKTPVDFTQEVQPLLAKHCYSCHGPDVQEGGLRLDQSELAFRKLESEATAVVPNHPDQSELIARITSKDDSLQMPPEGERLKPEQIQVLRNWIQQGAEWKKHWAFQPPERKSPPETNQSQWVKNPIDAFILAGLEAKGLTPAPPADRVALIRRVYFDLTGLPPAPEEVDQFVNDSSPDAYEKLVDRLLASPRYGERWARHWLDLVRYADTNSFERDGDKPNAWRFRDYVIRFFNEDKPYSQFIKEQLAGDELDQVTNDTIIATGYYRLGLWDDEPADPLLSYYNELDDIVSTTSQVFLGLTLNCARCHEHKIDPVPHEDYYRFMAFFHGLNSYGTRGDQLSFNQTDITTPELAAKYAEYDQQKSELKKKMHAIEEAAIKKMPGVDQRRSETRERGKLLKEKLAEYLEPEQSQTYQGLKEELKQLEAERKKLPPRKAALSVRRSQKEPRETFVLLRGNPHVRGDKVEPGFPELFGNTQAKIPAPGKNQQTSGRRRVLAEWIADGDNMLTSRVIVNRIWQHHFGRGIVQSPNNFGQLGVPPTHPELLDWLALEFVKGGQRFKAFHKLILMSNTYQMSSRYSEQAAAVDPANDLFWRYNMRRLSAEEVRDSILAVNGRLNLKMYGPGFYPLISQEVLQGQSQPGKGWGHSSEEERARRSVYIFVKRSLVTPLLFNFDFADTDSSCAVRFVTTQPAQALGMINGQFANRQAELFAERLIEEAGTEYPRFVTRAIRLAYGRTPHTGEVDDGVQLIKRLMEKHSLKEKQALDYFCLTILNRNEFVYLD from the coding sequence ATGCTTTTGTGGGCTGGTCTGCCATGGAACACGGTGAGTGTCGCTGAATCGAACAAAATCCCGCTGAAAGAATCGGCAAAAACACCCGTTGATTTCACGCAGGAGGTTCAACCCCTACTGGCGAAACATTGCTACTCCTGCCATGGACCTGATGTGCAGGAAGGTGGATTACGTCTGGATCAGAGCGAGCTGGCATTCAGGAAGCTGGAATCAGAGGCGACAGCCGTTGTACCGAATCACCCGGACCAGAGTGAGCTGATTGCGCGTATCACATCCAAAGACGACAGTTTGCAGATGCCTCCTGAGGGAGAGCGACTCAAGCCCGAACAGATTCAGGTTCTTAGAAACTGGATCCAGCAGGGTGCGGAATGGAAAAAACACTGGGCGTTTCAACCACCAGAGCGGAAAAGTCCCCCCGAAACCAATCAGAGTCAGTGGGTGAAAAATCCGATTGATGCTTTTATCCTGGCCGGGCTGGAAGCAAAAGGGCTGACGCCTGCTCCTCCCGCAGATCGCGTGGCTTTGATCCGCCGCGTCTATTTTGATCTGACAGGACTGCCCCCTGCTCCGGAGGAAGTCGATCAGTTTGTAAATGATTCCTCTCCTGATGCGTACGAGAAACTGGTCGATCGCCTGCTGGCTTCCCCCCGGTATGGGGAACGCTGGGCGCGTCACTGGCTGGATCTGGTACGTTATGCTGACACGAACAGTTTCGAACGGGATGGTGACAAGCCGAATGCCTGGCGATTTCGCGATTACGTCATCCGATTTTTTAACGAAGATAAACCTTACAGTCAGTTTATTAAAGAACAGCTGGCCGGGGATGAACTGGATCAGGTAACGAATGACACGATTATTGCGACCGGTTATTACCGTCTCGGCCTGTGGGATGACGAACCCGCGGATCCCCTTTTGAGTTATTACAACGAACTGGATGATATCGTTTCCACGACCAGCCAGGTCTTTCTGGGGCTGACTTTAAACTGCGCCCGCTGCCACGAACATAAAATCGATCCTGTTCCTCACGAAGATTATTATCGGTTCATGGCGTTTTTTCATGGTTTGAATTCCTATGGGACACGTGGAGATCAGCTGTCGTTTAACCAGACGGATATTACCACTCCGGAACTGGCGGCGAAGTATGCTGAATACGATCAGCAGAAAAGTGAGCTGAAGAAAAAAATGCATGCGATCGAAGAGGCTGCAATCAAAAAGATGCCCGGTGTCGATCAGCGACGATCAGAAACTCGTGAACGGGGCAAACTGCTTAAAGAAAAACTGGCAGAATATCTGGAACCGGAACAGAGTCAGACCTATCAGGGATTAAAGGAAGAGTTAAAACAGCTGGAAGCAGAACGCAAAAAACTACCTCCCCGGAAAGCAGCACTCAGCGTCAGGCGGAGTCAGAAGGAGCCCCGTGAAACCTTTGTCCTGTTGCGGGGAAATCCGCACGTACGCGGTGATAAGGTAGAACCGGGCTTTCCGGAACTGTTTGGTAATACCCAGGCAAAAATTCCAGCGCCCGGGAAAAATCAACAAACTTCAGGCAGACGTCGTGTACTGGCGGAGTGGATTGCCGATGGTGACAATATGCTGACATCGCGGGTGATTGTCAATCGGATCTGGCAGCATCATTTTGGTCGGGGAATCGTGCAGTCTCCGAATAACTTCGGACAACTGGGCGTGCCTCCCACGCACCCGGAACTGCTGGACTGGCTGGCTCTGGAATTTGTCAAAGGAGGACAGCGATTCAAGGCATTTCATAAGCTGATCCTCATGTCGAATACGTATCAGATGTCATCCCGGTACTCAGAACAGGCGGCTGCCGTCGATCCGGCCAATGATCTTTTCTGGCGGTATAACATGCGACGACTGAGTGCAGAAGAGGTGCGTGATTCCATCCTCGCGGTGAATGGCCGTCTGAATCTGAAAATGTATGGCCCTGGGTTTTATCCGTTGATCTCTCAGGAAGTCTTGCAGGGACAATCTCAGCCGGGCAAAGGCTGGGGACATTCATCAGAAGAGGAGAGAGCCCGCCGGAGTGTTTATATTTTTGTAAAACGCTCACTGGTGACTCCCCTGCTCTTCAACTTTGACTTTGCCGATACGGACAGCAGTTGTGCGGTTCGCTTTGTCACTACGCAGCCGGCCCAGGCTTTGGGAATGATCAACGGCCAGTTTGCCAACCGACAGGCGGAACTGTTTGCAGAGCGACTGATTGAGGAAGCGGGAACAGAGTATCCCCGGTTTGTCACACGGGCAATTCGTCTGGCATATGGACGTACGCCGCATACCGGTGAAGTGGATGACGGCGTTCAACTGATAAAGCGACTGATGGAAAAGCATTCCCTTAAAGAAAAACAGGCGCTGGATTATTTCTGTCTGACGATTTTGAATCGGAATGAATTCGTCTATCTGGATTAA
- a CDS encoding DUF1501 domain-containing protein: MTLSQQVNQQSGHAQFCRRTRREFLWEAGGGFASVALTGMMSADGFLNSQALAADGVSQFQNPLAPKDPHFKPKAKSVIFLFMYGGPSHVDTFDHKPKLYGLDGKTVAVKTKGRGGEKNEGRVVGPKWKFKQYGESGQWVSELFPHLATCVDDIAFLKSMTADSPIHGSAMLMMNSGRILSGFPSLGSWLNYGLGTENENLPGYVVMLDPTGGPISGAKNWSSGFMPATYQGTTMRSKGAPLIDLRRPEGMSRAVQRELLDALKAENEQHEATRTGNSELAARIASYELAFKMQQHAPEAADLAAETQQTQEMYGLNNPRTADFGSRCLLARRLVERGVRFIQLYSGGNHNDANWDAHGDLEKNHSFHAGNTDQPIAALIKDLKARGLFDDTIIVWGGEFGRQPTAEYAKGTGRDHNSAGFTMWTAGGGIKGGISVGATDELGSAAVEKPFHVKRLHATILNQMGLDPNRLSYFYGGLDQKLVGVEHTEPIHEII, encoded by the coding sequence ATGACCTTATCGCAACAGGTAAATCAGCAGAGCGGACATGCACAGTTTTGTCGTCGCACAAGGCGGGAATTTCTGTGGGAAGCCGGCGGTGGTTTTGCGTCAGTCGCGTTAACCGGGATGATGTCAGCAGATGGCTTTTTGAACTCACAGGCGCTGGCTGCCGACGGGGTGAGTCAGTTTCAGAATCCGCTGGCTCCCAAAGATCCTCACTTCAAGCCCAAAGCAAAGAGTGTAATTTTCCTGTTTATGTACGGTGGTCCCAGCCACGTTGATACGTTCGACCATAAACCCAAACTGTATGGTCTGGACGGCAAGACGGTCGCTGTGAAAACCAAGGGGCGTGGCGGCGAAAAAAATGAAGGCCGCGTGGTCGGGCCCAAGTGGAAGTTCAAGCAGTATGGTGAATCGGGCCAGTGGGTGTCAGAACTGTTTCCGCATCTGGCGACCTGTGTGGACGACATTGCGTTTCTGAAATCAATGACTGCTGATTCACCCATCCATGGATCAGCAATGTTAATGATGAATTCCGGACGTATTCTGAGCGGTTTTCCCAGTCTGGGTTCGTGGCTCAATTATGGCCTGGGAACTGAGAACGAGAATTTGCCCGGCTATGTGGTCATGCTGGATCCGACAGGAGGTCCAATCAGTGGAGCCAAAAACTGGTCCAGCGGGTTTATGCCGGCGACTTATCAGGGGACCACAATGCGTTCGAAAGGCGCGCCTCTGATTGATCTGCGTCGACCGGAAGGCATGTCACGAGCAGTGCAGCGGGAATTGCTGGACGCCTTGAAAGCAGAAAATGAACAGCATGAGGCGACCCGGACCGGTAACTCAGAACTGGCGGCACGTATAGCCAGCTATGAACTTGCATTCAAAATGCAGCAACATGCACCCGAAGCGGCTGACCTGGCTGCGGAGACTCAACAGACCCAGGAAATGTATGGCCTGAACAATCCCCGCACGGCTGATTTCGGCAGTCGTTGTCTACTGGCACGCAGGCTGGTGGAACGGGGAGTTCGTTTCATTCAACTTTATTCAGGGGGCAACCATAATGATGCGAACTGGGATGCACACGGCGACCTTGAAAAGAATCATAGTTTTCATGCGGGGAATACGGATCAGCCCATTGCAGCATTAATCAAGGATTTAAAAGCCCGTGGGCTGTTTGATGATACGATCATCGTCTGGGGAGGTGAATTTGGCAGGCAGCCGACCGCGGAATACGCAAAAGGAACCGGGCGCGATCATAACTCGGCCGGGTTCACAATGTGGACAGCCGGAGGCGGAATCAAAGGGGGGATCTCTGTCGGCGCGACCGATGAACTGGGGTCCGCAGCAGTTGAGAAGCCATTTCATGTCAAACGCCTGCATGCCACGATTCTGAATCAGATGGGCCTTGATCCCAACCGGCTCTCCTACTTTTATGGCGGTCTGGATCAGAAGCTGGTCGGAGTCGAGCATACAGAGCCGATTCACGAGATTATCTGA
- a CDS encoding zinc-dependent alcohol dehydrogenase, translating to MLVSHLVAPGKIELIEAPEPVLSPASRGATGQGEIIFQPETTCLCGSDLPYFIGSDEWEIEIGHSLHEMIGTVTATNGQRWKAGDRVLAVPVMQLGLMERFILDETRAIPIATNIPEEHALMAQPLGTALFALKKLPNLLDKTVAVVGQGPMGQLMNAALSNMGAREIIGIDLLESRLQISPSMGATATICNLHTNPVEAAREILKGELPDIVIEAVGHADQQLNLCIELCRQAGSILVFGVPPETIDQVRLRDLVFKNITIHSSINPDFSRDFPLAMQWLAEGRIDVTPIITHRFPLVDIQQAFELFRDRRDGVIKVIVEFPALHHA from the coding sequence TTGTTAGTAAGCCACCTTGTCGCTCCCGGAAAAATCGAACTCATCGAAGCTCCCGAACCTGTTCTATCACCTGCCTCCAGAGGCGCGACTGGACAGGGAGAAATCATCTTCCAGCCGGAAACAACCTGCCTTTGTGGATCTGATTTGCCTTACTTTATTGGCAGCGATGAATGGGAAATCGAAATCGGCCACTCGCTACATGAAATGATTGGTACGGTCACAGCCACCAATGGTCAACGCTGGAAAGCAGGGGACCGGGTTCTGGCTGTTCCCGTAATGCAGTTGGGATTAATGGAACGGTTCATTCTGGATGAAACCAGAGCCATTCCCATCGCCACCAATATCCCTGAAGAACATGCGTTAATGGCGCAACCTCTGGGAACGGCTTTATTTGCTCTGAAAAAACTTCCTAACCTGCTGGATAAGACGGTCGCCGTTGTCGGGCAGGGCCCAATGGGACAATTGATGAATGCAGCCCTCAGCAATATGGGAGCCCGCGAGATCATCGGCATAGATCTGCTCGAATCACGACTACAGATCAGCCCCTCCATGGGCGCGACCGCCACGATCTGCAATCTACACACCAACCCCGTCGAAGCGGCCAGAGAAATCCTGAAAGGGGAACTACCCGACATCGTCATCGAGGCTGTCGGTCATGCCGACCAGCAGTTGAACCTCTGCATCGAACTCTGTCGGCAGGCGGGCAGTATACTCGTGTTTGGAGTCCCTCCGGAAACAATCGATCAGGTGCGTCTCCGCGATCTGGTCTTCAAAAATATCACCATTCATTCCAGTATCAACCCCGATTTCAGCCGCGATTTCCCACTGGCAATGCAATGGCTCGCGGAAGGTCGTATCGATGTCACACCGATTATCACTCATCGATTCCCGCTGGTTGATATCCAGCAGGCATTTGAACTGTTTCGGGATCGACGGGATGGTGTCATTAAAGTCATCGTCGAATTCCCGGCATTACATCATGCTTGA
- a CDS encoding Gfo/Idh/MocA family protein, with translation MEKQITVAVLTNETGAHLSAYFAALKDIKTVKEVVLSDPGQTQVKAARSQLGSKLTAIYDQPEILFQQEKPDLVLVTMQARQAPQAIHLALDNGCHVFSEKPACLSVQKFEPLVQKAESKHLHISLALANRTNPEIQFARSLIQGGSLGKIYGVEMTLLADQTRLKSPAYQKSWYAHKDQAGGGFLSWLGIHWLDLSMYLTESFITDVAGFTALVGGEPIDVEDSAALSFRYAAGFLGTLTAGYYMKQGYQSMIKIWGSKGWLEMLPFEERPLEWTLNHNGKTLKFDKSTEPRGYTPAVEKAVLAVAHDQPPLLTSRESLRIIRTIYAFYEAARSGMTQTIPQI, from the coding sequence ATGGAGAAGCAGATCACCGTTGCCGTGCTGACGAATGAGACGGGAGCACATTTAAGCGCTTACTTTGCGGCATTGAAGGACATTAAAACTGTCAAGGAGGTGGTTTTGTCGGATCCTGGCCAGACTCAGGTGAAAGCGGCACGAAGTCAGCTCGGATCAAAGCTGACTGCCATATATGATCAACCTGAAATATTATTTCAGCAGGAAAAACCAGATCTGGTTCTGGTGACGATGCAAGCCCGGCAGGCCCCGCAGGCCATTCATCTGGCGTTAGACAATGGCTGTCATGTCTTTTCCGAGAAGCCGGCCTGTCTGAGTGTACAGAAGTTTGAACCGCTGGTTCAGAAAGCGGAAAGCAAGCATCTGCATATATCACTGGCACTGGCAAATCGAACGAATCCGGAGATACAGTTTGCCCGGTCATTAATTCAGGGAGGTTCCCTGGGGAAGATCTACGGCGTGGAAATGACCCTGCTGGCGGATCAGACACGTCTCAAAAGTCCTGCCTATCAAAAGAGCTGGTATGCCCATAAGGATCAGGCGGGAGGGGGTTTTTTATCGTGGCTGGGGATTCACTGGCTTGATCTTTCAATGTATCTGACCGAGTCTTTCATTACGGATGTCGCAGGGTTTACTGCGTTAGTGGGCGGAGAACCAATTGATGTTGAAGATTCTGCCGCACTCTCATTTCGTTATGCTGCCGGTTTTCTGGGAACATTGACAGCGGGTTATTATATGAAACAGGGTTACCAGTCGATGATTAAAATCTGGGGCAGTAAAGGCTGGCTGGAGATGCTTCCTTTTGAAGAGCGGCCTCTGGAATGGACGTTGAACCACAATGGTAAAACATTGAAGTTTGACAAATCGACAGAGCCACGCGGATATACTCCCGCTGTTGAGAAAGCGGTTTTGGCAGTCGCCCATGATCAACCTCCCCTGCTGACCAGCCGCGAAAGTTTGCGAATTATCCGAACGATTTATGCCTTTTATGAAGCCGCCCGATCCGGAATGACACAGACCATTCCGCAAATCTGA
- a CDS encoding HAD family hydrolase, producing MIRTFLFDMGNVLAFFSHDKMCEQMGGLCGRSRTEIQNLLIESGMQWEYERGKLTPAEFHSWFEEVVETKVDYNALQTAGSDIFELNSTIIPVLDALKSQGYRLVLLSNTCVSHFDFIWKEFEVLQRFDDYVTSYTVGAIKPEPAIFECALEKIQCAPEEAFYTDDIAEYISHARQLGIQAEVFIDTETLIEQLAQREIRI from the coding sequence TTGATACGTACTTTTCTGTTTGATATGGGGAATGTACTCGCTTTTTTTTCGCATGATAAGATGTGTGAACAAATGGGGGGCCTCTGTGGCAGATCCCGGACGGAAATTCAGAATCTGTTAATTGAATCCGGGATGCAGTGGGAATACGAGCGGGGTAAGCTTACTCCTGCTGAATTTCACAGCTGGTTCGAAGAGGTCGTGGAAACAAAAGTCGATTATAATGCGCTGCAAACCGCAGGTTCGGATATCTTTGAGCTCAACAGCACCATCATTCCCGTCCTGGATGCATTAAAATCTCAAGGTTATCGACTGGTCCTGCTGTCGAATACCTGCGTGTCTCATTTTGACTTCATCTGGAAGGAGTTTGAGGTACTGCAGAGATTTGATGACTATGTGACGTCTTACACCGTTGGTGCCATCAAGCCGGAACCTGCCATCTTCGAATGTGCCCTGGAAAAAATCCAGTGTGCGCCGGAGGAAGCCTTCTATACAGATGATATTGCTGAATATATCAGTCACGCGCGCCAACTGGGGATTCAGGCTGAAGTCTTTATCGATACTGAGACTCTGATTGAACAACTGGCACAACGCGAAATCCGGATCTGA
- a CDS encoding Flp family type IVb pilin: MKMFQQFWNDENGFVVSTELVLIATVLVLGMIVGLTTLRDQVIAELADVAAAFSNSNQSYSFSGITGHSSSTSGSIFNDNLDFCDQDTITAGQDNHCINIIAAEAEG, from the coding sequence ATGAAGATGTTTCAGCAGTTTTGGAATGATGAAAATGGTTTCGTCGTTTCAACAGAATTAGTGCTGATCGCTACTGTGTTGGTTCTCGGCATGATTGTCGGACTGACTACATTGCGCGATCAGGTCATCGCGGAACTTGCAGACGTTGCCGCTGCATTTTCTAACAGTAACCAGAGCTATTCCTTCTCAGGGATTACTGGTCACTCTTCCAGCACATCGGGGTCGATCTTCAACGACAACCTGGACTTCTGTGATCAAGACACAATTACAGCTGGGCAAGACAATCATTGTATCAACATTATTGCTGCTGAAGCAGAAGGTTAA
- the cpaB gene encoding Flp pilus assembly protein CpaB has translation MAKISPGTMTAAIFAILLGLGAAYTVRQFLHEKPKPFVLAEDPPAGPKKIVLPIASRDLVPGQKLSLDDISLLQISPELLSKRYDADSEGKQRIMMTQYIAGRTLKTAIKAGQPFHTIDLFANGMGPGISEILEPGNRAVTVAIHKIGNVAGFSRPGTIVDVLFRSKETDGIPETTITLLEKVRVLAVGDQAVPGHKVGEGGGMDHPVTLEVSPEQGKVLKVVEDHGILSLALRHPDENTEVVSAGRASDRLTLSNILGFMPNQRVSSMDIYRGGSLNTVHFKGNRAYKSQNWIDAIETPIASEVIPPGKTTTTMKPSNNKTSEISTPVSGL, from the coding sequence GTGGCAAAAATTAGTCCAGGAACGATGACGGCAGCGATTTTCGCAATCCTATTAGGTCTGGGTGCAGCATATACTGTAAGGCAGTTTCTCCATGAGAAGCCAAAGCCTTTCGTTCTGGCTGAAGATCCACCGGCAGGACCTAAGAAAATAGTGCTTCCAATTGCTTCGCGTGATCTGGTACCGGGGCAGAAACTTTCGCTCGACGATATCTCACTACTGCAAATCTCTCCCGAGCTGCTTTCCAAACGCTATGATGCTGATTCTGAAGGCAAACAGCGGATTATGATGACTCAGTATATCGCAGGTCGAACTCTTAAAACAGCGATTAAAGCAGGTCAGCCTTTTCATACAATTGATCTGTTTGCCAATGGAATGGGACCCGGGATTTCAGAAATCCTGGAACCTGGAAACCGTGCTGTTACTGTCGCAATCCACAAGATTGGGAATGTCGCTGGCTTTTCCCGGCCGGGTACTATTGTTGATGTTCTGTTCCGTTCCAAAGAAACGGATGGTATACCAGAAACCACGATTACGCTGCTGGAAAAAGTACGCGTCCTTGCTGTAGGAGACCAGGCTGTCCCCGGGCACAAGGTGGGAGAGGGAGGTGGCATGGATCACCCTGTTACCCTTGAGGTTTCTCCAGAACAGGGCAAAGTCCTTAAAGTGGTAGAGGATCATGGCATATTAAGTCTGGCATTACGCCATCCTGATGAAAATACAGAGGTTGTGTCTGCGGGACGTGCCAGTGATCGACTGACACTATCCAATATTCTAGGCTTTATGCCCAATCAGCGCGTTTCCAGTATGGATATCTATCGTGGGGGCAGTTTGAATACAGTGCACTTCAAAGGTAATCGTGCCTACAAAAGTCAGAACTGGATTGACGCAATTGAGACACCAATTGCTTCAGAAGTAATCCCTCCCGGAAAAACAACGACTACGATGAAACCGTCCAATAACAAAACTTCGGAGATTTCGACACCTGTCAGTGGGTTGTAA
- a CDS encoding CpaF family protein — translation MESLGTKKLFVEPISYIPENREAELRFQKQKVIIHQELVDSLDLSMLAQISEKELSGEVRAVAMEICDDHASVLEGIDRERLLGELLSEVFGLGPLDQLMQDPEVSDILVNHAYEIHIEKAGQLQESDVIFADNQHLMRIIQRIVSRVGRRIDEVNPMVDARLPDGSRINAIIPPLALNGPSLSIRRFGTKPLQIDDLIEKKSVTPEIVDFLAAVVDSRISMLISGGTGSGKTTMLNALSNFIPREERLITIEDSAELLLQHKHVVRLETKVDNTEGVGEISQRQLVKNSLRMRPDRIIVGEVRGAEALDMLQAMNTGHEGSLTTVHANDTRDALARLEMMVAMSGFDLPLPVIRQYIANGIGIILHVSRLKGGQRCITKVSEIVSLNSQGDYKVEDIFGFEQTGIDDQGNAQGKFYATGYRPACLKRMESSGIKLSQQIFEKK, via the coding sequence ATGGAATCACTTGGTACGAAAAAACTTTTTGTGGAACCGATCAGTTACATTCCTGAGAACAGGGAAGCTGAACTTCGATTTCAGAAACAAAAAGTAATCATTCATCAGGAACTGGTGGATTCCCTTGATCTGTCCATGCTGGCCCAGATTTCAGAAAAGGAACTCTCTGGCGAAGTGCGTGCAGTCGCTATGGAGATCTGTGATGATCACGCATCAGTGCTTGAGGGGATTGACCGGGAAAGACTTCTGGGTGAATTATTAAGTGAGGTTTTCGGGCTGGGGCCACTCGATCAACTCATGCAGGATCCTGAAGTGAGTGATATCCTGGTTAATCATGCCTATGAAATACATATTGAAAAGGCGGGACAATTGCAGGAGTCTGATGTCATTTTCGCTGACAATCAGCACCTGATGCGAATTATCCAGCGGATTGTATCACGCGTTGGCCGCAGGATCGACGAAGTCAATCCCATGGTCGATGCCAGGCTCCCTGATGGCTCCCGTATCAACGCCATTATTCCTCCACTGGCGTTAAACGGCCCCTCGTTATCGATTCGAAGGTTTGGGACGAAGCCCCTGCAGATTGATGATCTGATAGAAAAAAAATCTGTCACACCAGAGATCGTTGATTTCCTGGCTGCGGTGGTTGATTCCCGGATCAGTATGTTGATTTCGGGGGGGACCGGCAGTGGTAAAACAACGATGTTGAATGCCCTGTCGAACTTTATTCCACGTGAAGAACGCCTGATTACTATTGAGGATTCAGCTGAGTTGCTGTTACAGCATAAGCATGTCGTTCGGCTGGAAACTAAAGTAGACAACACGGAAGGTGTAGGAGAGATCTCGCAGCGACAGCTTGTGAAAAACAGTTTGCGTATGCGTCCCGACCGAATCATTGTCGGTGAGGTGCGGGGGGCAGAAGCGTTGGATATGCTCCAGGCGATGAATACAGGCCATGAAGGTTCTCTGACGACCGTTCACGCCAATGATACCCGTGATGCACTGGCCCGACTGGAGATGATGGTGGCCATGAGTGGGTTTGATCTGCCACTGCCGGTGATCAGACAATATATCGCAAACGGAATCGGAATCATCCTGCACGTGTCTCGTCTGAAAGGCGGTCAACGTTGCATTACGAAAGTTTCTGAGATCGTCTCACTGAACAGCCAGGGAGATTACAAAGTAGAAGATATATTCGGCTTCGAGCAAACGGGAATTGATGATCAGGGAAATGCCCAGGGTAAATTTTATGCTACGGGGTATCGCCCTGCGTGTCTCAAACGCATGGAATCATCAGGAATCAAATTGAGCCAGCAGATTTTTGAGAAAAAGTAA
- a CDS encoding type II secretion system F family protein, producing the protein MDSSSIALICFAAVTVFVLAAYLFVRDLTGVAGSKGEKFSKRPRLRRIHNVFDQQPATSVLGKFDQSFDRLVLENGSDFTPFSAFLLLIACGLAIGGSIFIYTNQPLAGIAGMIGGMIAVLIILHYRRKKRMQTIQEELPEMIDLLARSTHAGASLEQAIAIVGEETKGPLSFEFRRCARQLDMNLSVPAVMKSLSSRIQLIDLKILTSTLMLYRKTGGNLPANLERMADVVRDRINYRRQMKASTGAGRASALLMTVVAPVAFVVLLVAFPAHVSNLYTDPIGNILLLIAIVLEVIGILWVSTLLRTDY; encoded by the coding sequence GTGGACAGTTCATCGATAGCATTGATTTGTTTTGCTGCAGTGACAGTTTTTGTACTGGCAGCTTATCTGTTTGTCCGTGATTTGACCGGAGTGGCTGGTTCCAAAGGTGAAAAGTTTTCAAAACGGCCTCGATTGCGCAGGATCCATAATGTATTTGATCAACAGCCTGCGACCAGTGTGCTGGGAAAATTCGATCAGAGTTTTGATAGACTGGTTCTTGAGAACGGCTCTGATTTTACTCCATTCAGCGCATTTCTCCTGTTGATTGCCTGCGGTCTGGCAATTGGCGGCAGTATTTTCATTTACACAAATCAACCGCTGGCGGGGATAGCCGGGATGATTGGGGGAATGATTGCTGTTCTGATTATTCTGCACTACCGCCGTAAAAAACGCATGCAGACCATTCAGGAAGAGCTTCCGGAAATGATCGATTTACTGGCGCGATCTACGCATGCAGGTGCCAGTCTCGAACAGGCGATTGCGATAGTTGGTGAAGAAACCAAAGGGCCATTGAGTTTTGAATTCAGACGCTGTGCCCGCCAGCTAGATATGAATTTGTCAGTTCCAGCTGTGATGAAGTCACTTTCCAGCCGAATCCAGTTGATCGATCTGAAAATATTAACGTCTACACTAATGCTGTATCGGAAAACGGGTGGAAATCTGCCTGCGAATCTGGAACGTATGGCGGACGTGGTTCGAGATCGCATTAACTATCGTCGCCAGATGAAGGCATCTACAGGAGCAGGACGTGCCTCCGCTCTGCTGATGACCGTAGTGGCTCCGGTAGCTTTTGTTGTGTTACTGGTTGCGTTTCCTGCTCATGTTTCCAATCTTTACACCGATCCCATTGGTAATATTCTATTGTTGATTGCAATTGTTCTGGAAGTAATCGGAATCCTCTGGGTTTCGACCCTTTTAAGAACAGATTATTAA